Within Campylobacter jejuni, the genomic segment TCAATCGCTAGTCAAATTAGCGATGGCTTACCAGGTGCTGATGCAAAAGCTCTAAATGCTATAAGCGATGCTCAAAGCTTGGTGGTTAAAAAGATCCAATCCTTAATGGGCATTACTTGCATTATTTGTCTTATTGTTGCAAGTATTGCGATTTCAAGTCTAATGAGTTCTGAAATTCATCGTAGAAAAAAAGAAATAGGACTTTTAAAAGTACTTGGTGCTAATACTTTTCAAATTTATCTCATCTTTGCTGGTGAAAATTTAATCGTAGCTTTATTTGCTGCTTTATTTGGATTTATTTTTGGCACAGCACTTTCTCAAATCATCAGCCTTAGTATTTTTGGATATTTTATTGATATAGCCTTTATAGCTTTACCTTTAAGCTTTATTTTTGCAGGACTTATTGCCTTACTAGGTTGCTTGCTTCCTATAAAAAATATCACACAACTTTCAGCTGCAGGAGTGCTTTATGGTAGATAAGTTTTTCCTTAATGAACTTTTTAAAAGCATTAACTTTTCTTATCAAAGACTTTTTATTATAGTTTTAAGTGTTTTTATAGGAGCACTTACTTGCTCAGCTTTTTTAAATATTTATTTTGATATTGACACCAAACTTTCTAAAGAATTAAAAGCTTATGGAGCAAATGTAATGATAAGCCCTAAACAGGATGAAAATTTTATCTCCAATGCTGAGTATGAAAAAATAAAAGAAATTTTAAAGGCTAGAGCTTTAACTCCTTTTTTGTATGATTTTTTAAATTTAGGCAGTACAAGCGGAGTAGTTTTAGGCACTGATTTTAGGGCTTTAAAAATCACTAAACCTTTTTTAGAAGTTAAAGAAGGAAGCTTTTCTCTAAATGATTTTGATGAAAATTCAGCCTTTTTAGGAGTTAATTTAGCCAAGCAACTAGGCCTAAAAACAGGCAATGAACTTCAAATTTACAATCCAAACAATGGAAAAAGCATAAAACTTACCATAAAAGGCATACTTTCAAGCAATGATGAATTTGATAGCATTGTTTTAGCCCCTTTAAGCGTGGTGCAAAATTTAAGCGATAGAGCCGGTATTAACTATGCTAATGCTGTAGTTTATGGAAATTTTGATGAAGTTAAAGCCAAAACACAAGCAATCAACAATGAATTCATCGATGCAAAACCTATATCTTCAGTATCCTTAAGTGAAGGTTTAGTACTTGGAAAAATCAAAGCTTTAATGTTTTTAATCATACTTGTAGTATTGATCATAGTCACTACTAGCGTTAATACAACTTTAAGCTCTATTATATTTTCTCGCAAAAAAGAAATCGCACTGCGTTTAGCCTTGGGTGCGAAAAAAAGTGAAATTTTTAAACTTTTTGCTAGTGAATGCTTTATAGTAAGTTTTTTTGCTAGTTTAATCGGAGCTTTTTGTGGGATATTTTTAGCCAATGTCTTTGGTTATTTGATTTTTAATTCTAGTATTGATTTTAGATTTATAGCTGTTTTTATAGCCTTAATCATTTCTTTGATTTTTGCCTTTTTGGCTGCATTTTTTCCTATAAAAAGAGCATTAAAAATCAATGTGTGTGAAAATTTGAAAGGTGAATGATGAAAAAAGAACTTATTAAAATAAACAACTTAAATAAAGAATTTGGCAAAGTTAAAGCCTTAAACAATATCAACTTAAGCGTCTATGAAGGAGAATGGCTTGCCATCATGGGTCCATCAGGAAGTGGAAAATCAACGCTTTTAAACATACTATCACTCATGGATACTCCAAGCTCTGGGGAGTATATCTTGGATAATGAAAACCTAGAGCAAATGGATGAGGAGCAAAAAATCACCTTGCGTCGTGAAAAAATAGGACTTGTCTTTCAACAATTTCATCTTATCCCCTATCTTAACGCCTTAGAAAATGTTATGCTTTCTCAGTATTATCACTCAAGCGTAGATGAAGAAGATGCTAAAATGGTTCTTGAAAAAGTAGGACTTTCGCATAGACTCACTCATTTACCTAGCCAATTAAGTGGCGGAGAGCAACAAAGAGTTTGCATAGCAAGAGCTTTGATTAATAACCCAGAGCTTTTACTCGCAGATGAACCCACAGGAAATTTAGATGAAGCCAATGAACAAATCGTTCTTCAAACCTTGCAAAAATTAAAAAATGAAGGCAAAACCATAGTTTTAATCACACACAATCCTGATTTAGCCAAATTCGCAGATCGAACCCTTATCTTACAACATGGGGTGTTAAAATGAAAAAAAACCTTTTAATCTTAAGCATTTTGTTCTTGCTCAATGCTTGTTCTTTTGAAAATTCAAAAGATACTGGAAAAGTTGGAGAAAAAAGCGCTGAAATTTCAGCTAAAGATACCTTAGGAAAAGCTGTAAAACTTGCTGATGATAATACAAGTTTAAAAGTCTTAGTCTTTTTTCAAAATGGTTGCCCTTCTTGCTTAAAAGAACTCCCTTCTTTAGATGAATTCATACAAAATCACCCCAATAAAATCAGTGTTTATGCTATAAATTCCATCGATAATGCCAATGTGGTTAAAGTTTTAGCCGAACAATTTGACTTTAAAAATGTAAAAGTTTTAAAAGACGATCTTAAAATCACCAATGATCGTTACGCTGTGTTTGCAACCCCTACTACCATCATCATTAAAGATGGGATGATAAAAGATAGAATTTTAGGAGAAAAACCATGGGAATTTTTCGAATCCAAGCTTATTTCTTTGCTTTAATCATAGCTTTATTTTTTGTAGCTTGTGATAGTGGAGAAAATTTTAAAGCTTTAAATAGTGATAAAACCTATAATTTTGCCTACAATGGTTTTGAAAAAAGCCTAAAACTAAATGATAAAGCACAAAATTTTGCCTTAATATTTTTCACAAAAGATTGTGGAGTTTGTAAAGAACAAATTCCTATTTTACAGAATTTGGCTAAAAATTATGATTTTAATATCTTTGTGGTTTTAGGTGATGCAAATGATGCAAATGATGCAAAAGCTTGGGCTGATGAAAAAGGTTTATCTAATTTAGCAATGTTTTATGAAAAAAGAGCAGCTAAATACCTTTCAAGTGCCATTGGGGAAATATATGGAGTGCCTGTGCTTAGTTTTTTCAAAGAAGGAAAAATGGATGAAAAATTCATAGGCTTAACTCCTTATAGCATACTTGAAAAAGAAATCAAAAAAGTAAAAAGCTAAGAATTTACTTTAAAGCTTTTTATCTCCTATAAAATATCCATAAAGCTCATAGCTTCCATCTTTTTTCATCAAAATTACAGGATATTTTTCACTATAACCTTGTTCCATTCCTGGGCTTCCTTGCGGCATGCCAGGAGCTGAAATTCCTATAACATCTTTAGGTTTGTTTTCAAGCAACCATGCTATAGCACTTTCAGGAACATGCCCTTCAATAGCATAGCCTTCGATCACACCCGTATGGCAACTTTGATACTCATCTTTTATACCCATTTTTTCTTTGATTTTAAGAAAATCATTGGTTTTGTGAACACTAACCTCATAACCCTTAGCTTTCATATAATCAGCCCAAAGATCACAACAGCCACAAGTAGGACTTTCATAAACTTGTATTTCCTTAGCTTGCGTAAGAGTGAGTAAAAAAAGAATGGTTAAAATTATTTTTTTCATAATTGCTATCCTAAGTAAAAAATATATAATAATACTTTTATAAAGTTAATACCATCACATTTTTAACACTAAAAATGAATTTACAAAAATTTAATCAAGAAAAAGATTTTTAATGAGTGCTGATTTTGTCTTTACAGTAAAGATATAAAAGATAAAACGATTTAAAAAACTAGAAATTTTTAACTTAAAAAGCTTAAAATTTAGATATACTTTATACTTACTATGTTTTTTCATAGTATGTTCTAATAGTGGATTTCCACTAAGAGTGAAAACTCAAGGCGGATTTTTATTTGCAATATTTACTTAATAGAATAATTATGATCGCTTGTTCCTCCACATAAATACCCCTTCTTATCAAAACTTGCAATTTCGCAAGAAAGAGTAGAGAGCTTAGCTCTTTTACCATCACTAGTTAATATAAGAACTGTCTTATAATAAACATATTTGCTTTTATCTAAATATTCTTTTTATATTATAGCTTGAGTTGAATTATATTCTTTTGGATCAACTTTTGCAACAATATCTGCTTCATAAAAAGTTGCCTTTTTAAAAAGTGGCTGATCTATAATTGGTTTGATACTCTCTTGGAAATATTTGTTTTGCATTTCGCTTGCTGAAACTGGAACTAAATTTTTTATTAATAACTATCAAATCTGCAAATGCTGACACATTTAAAGCAACTAAAGCTGCTAAAGCTAAAGCTAATTTTTTCATTTTAATCTCCTTGAATTGAATTTTGTATATTTTAATTATTTTTCAAATCTTTTGCAAGATAATTTTTAAATTTATCTAAATTAAATTTGCATTTTATCTAACAATCATAAGAAATTTTAAAATGAAATAAAAATTTATGAGAAATCAACTCTTGTTTGAAAATGATAAAAGTAAGTGGTGCGGATGAAAGGACTTGAACCTTCACGCATTGCTGCACCAGATCCTAAGTCTGGCGTGTCTGCCAATTTCACCACATCCGCTAAAGTGGTACGCCCAAGAGGATTCGAACCTCTGACCTACGGCTTAGAAGGCCGTTGCTCTATCCAGCTGAGCTATGAACGCATATAAAATCTTGGTGGTGCGCCCGATAGGAATCGAACCCATAACCTACAGATCCGAAGTCTGTCGCTCTATCCAGTTGAGCTACGAGCGCTTAGTGGGGTGAGTGATGGGAATTGAACCCACGACCCTCAGGACCACAATCTGATGCTCTAACCGACTGAGCTACACTCACCATTTTGTATAAATTTATAAAAAATGGTCGGGGTGAAAGGATTCGAACCTTCGGCCCCTTGGTCCCAAACCAAGTGCGCTAACCAGACTGCGCTACACCCCGAATAAATAAAAGGAAATATTTTATCACAAAATAATTTTAAAGTCAAGGATTTTCATCTCTTATTCTTAAAAAAACCGGAAAGCGAGGTAAGGAATTTTTGGTCAATCCATTAAATTTATAAGTCACAATACTACCAATTTTTGGAGGATTTTTTCTATCTTCATCTTTTAAACCACTGCCGATTTTAATGATTTGTCCATTAGGCATTTTACAAAGTAAGGCACCTACTTGATTTTCAAATTTACCCTTGCCCTTGCGAAATCCTACTAACTCACACTCTGCATCATCATAGGGTTTTAATTTCATAGCATTTTTACTTCTGCCTTTTTCATAAGGACTTAAATTTTTGCGTATGACAATACCTTCACCTTGATTTTTTATAATGCTTTCGTAAAATTGATTTAAATTATTTTGATTTTCAACTGGAATTTGAGGAATAATTTTTATATAGGCACTAGGATATTTTTGCAAATACTCTTCTAAAACAGCCAAACGATTTTTAAGGGTGCAAGTAGAAATTTTAAATTCTTCGCAAGCATTTGGCACATCAAAAATATTATAAGTTACTTCCTTCCATAAGGTCAAATTGCTATCGCCACTACGAATTAAAGCTGAAATTTCATCAAATTTATTTCTTGCTATCCAAAGCTCACCATCAATAGTAAAAGGAGGGAAATTTTTTGTAAAAAAGTCAGGAGTTTTTATTTTGTAATTTTGGCGAGTTTTTAGATATTTTCCATCCCAAATTCCACGCACCCCATCGAGTTTTTCGCTCATCAAATAAGTATTAAAATCTTTAGAGTTAAAATCTTGCTTATCGAATTTGCTAAGAAGTAAAATTTCATTAGCAAAAACTAAACAAGCACAACATATTAAAAAAACAAACCTCATCAAAGCAGATTAATCATATATCCAGTTGCATCTTTTTGAATATTATAATTATAAGTTCCATCAAGATATATTACAAGTCGATAATATCCTTTATGAGATCCAAAGTCTATGCGTTTAAAAATAGAATTGCTAAGGCGTATGTTTTTTGTAGGGCTAATCAAATTAGATCTAAAATCTATAACGATTTTGCTTGGATTTCCTACTGAAAAATCTGTGATCATTTCATCACTAGTGTTAAGTTTTATTTTGTTTTTATAAACCGCGTAAGAAATAAAATCATAAATCTTTGCAACCTGTAAAGGTATTTCAACATTAGCTGTTGAGTTTGATTCTTGTTTAGAGCTATTTTTTTCAGGTATAGTAACTGAAACATCAAGTACTTTTGAAGGATCAGGGCTTTTAAATCTTGATATAGTATAAGTATCGTGCCAATCAATACTTTTATTGACATCTAAATCGATCTTATCTTCACTTCCGTCTAAATTGATATAATTAAAAGTGATGCTTTTTAAAATT encodes:
- a CDS encoding DUF411 domain-containing protein → MKKIILTILFLLTLTQAKEIQVYESPTCGCCDLWADYMKAKGYEVSVHKTNDFLKIKEKMGIKDEYQSCHTGVIEGYAIEGHVPESAIAWLLENKPKDVIGISAPGMPQGSPGMEQGYSEKYPVILMKKDGSYELYGYFIGDKKL
- a CDS encoding DNA ligase codes for the protein MRFVFLICCACLVFANEILLLSKFDKQDFNSKDFNTYLMSEKLDGVRGIWDGKYLKTRQNYKIKTPDFFTKNFPPFTIDGELWIARNKFDEISALIRSGDSNLTLWKEVTYNIFDVPNACEEFKISTCTLKNRLAVLEEYLQKYPSAYIKIIPQIPVENQNNLNQFYESIIKNQGEGIVIRKNLSPYEKGRSKNAMKLKPYDDAECELVGFRKGKGKFENQVGALLCKMPNGQIIKIGSGLKDEDRKNPPKIGSIVTYKFNGLTKNSLPRFPVFLRIRDENP
- a CDS encoding ABC transporter ATP-binding protein, which produces MMKKELIKINNLNKEFGKVKALNNINLSVYEGEWLAIMGPSGSGKSTLLNILSLMDTPSSGEYILDNENLEQMDEEQKITLRREKIGLVFQQFHLIPYLNALENVMLSQYYHSSVDEEDAKMVLEKVGLSHRLTHLPSQLSGGEQQRVCIARALINNPELLLADEPTGNLDEANEQIVLQTLQKLKNEGKTIVLITHNPDLAKFADRTLILQHGVLK
- a CDS encoding TlpA family protein disulfide reductase; its protein translation is MGIFRIQAYFFALIIALFFVACDSGENFKALNSDKTYNFAYNGFEKSLKLNDKAQNFALIFFTKDCGVCKEQIPILQNLAKNYDFNIFVVLGDANDANDAKAWADEKGLSNLAMFYEKRAAKYLSSAIGEIYGVPVLSFFKEGKMDEKFIGLTPYSILEKEIKKVKS
- the cgpA gene encoding glycoprotein CgpA; amino-acid sequence: MKTRILAIFFIFTSLLYADENPFKTDQNITLVAPPEFQKEEVKFNSSARILKSITFNYINLDGSEDKIDLDVNKSIDWHDTYTISRFKSPDPSKVLDVSVTIPEKNSSKQESNSTANVEIPLQVAKIYDFISYAVYKNKIKLNTSDEMITDFSVGNPSKIVIDFRSNLISPTKNIRLSNSIFKRIDFGSHKGYYRLVIYLDGTYNYNIQKDATGYMINLL
- a CDS encoding ABC transporter permease is translated as MVDKFFLNELFKSINFSYQRLFIIVLSVFIGALTCSAFLNIYFDIDTKLSKELKAYGANVMISPKQDENFISNAEYEKIKEILKARALTPFLYDFLNLGSTSGVVLGTDFRALKITKPFLEVKEGSFSLNDFDENSAFLGVNLAKQLGLKTGNELQIYNPNNGKSIKLTIKGILSSNDEFDSIVLAPLSVVQNLSDRAGINYANAVVYGNFDEVKAKTQAINNEFIDAKPISSVSLSEGLVLGKIKALMFLIILVVLIIVTTSVNTTLSSIIFSRKKEIALRLALGAKKSEIFKLFASECFIVSFFASLIGAFCGIFLANVFGYLIFNSSIDFRFIAVFIALIISLIFAFLAAFFPIKRALKINVCENLKGE
- a CDS encoding TlpA family protein disulfide reductase, which codes for MKKNLLILSILFLLNACSFENSKDTGKVGEKSAEISAKDTLGKAVKLADDNTSLKVLVFFQNGCPSCLKELPSLDEFIQNHPNKISVYAINSIDNANVVKVLAEQFDFKNVKVLKDDLKITNDRYAVFATPTTIIIKDGMIKDRILGEKPWEFFESKLISLL